The Myxococcales bacterium region CGCGAGGGCAAGGTCACCGAGAGCGCCCTAAAGAGCCTCACCGAGGTGGCCAAAGAGCTCGACGCGACGATGGCCATCTTCGTGGCGCCGCCCGAGTTTGCGTCGAATCGCGCCAACAAGGCGATGCTCAAGACGTTCCTCGAGAGCCTCCGAAAGAAGTTCGGCCGCATCGTCTGGGAGCCGCCGCCCACGTGGGACCCCGATGACGCGTCGGATTTGGCGCAAGAGGCGGGCGCGACGGCGGCCCGCGATCCCTTGCATCACGGCTCGCACGGCGGGACCTTCGGCTATTACCGATTGCCCGGGCCCGCGGGCCACAAGAGCCGCTACGAAGATCCGGCCATCGAAAAGATCGCCAAGGTCGCGTCCGAAGCCGACCACAAGGAGGCGATCTACGTGTTCACCAACGTGGACATGTTCGCCGACGCGAAGCGGCTCCGAAAGCTGCTCAAGATCTAGCTTCGGGCTCTGTCGTTGGGCACCCCCGTCAGTGGGCGACGCCACAATAGAAAACGGGCGCCCCTTTTGGGAGCGCCCGTTCGTGTTTCACGCGCGTCAGGTGCCTGCCCTGACACGGGCGAAGTCAGTTGCTCGTCAGTTGCCCGGTCAGTTGCACTGAGCCGAGCAGTTCGTCACGAGGCAGTTGTTTGACGCCTCGAACTTGGTGACCGACGCGGCGTGCGCCGTCTTGCAGTCCGCGACGCAGGTCGCCACGGCGCTGCCGGCGTCGCCGGAGCCGGCGTCGGCGTCGAGGCAAGCTTGCGCGCAGTTGTTGAGCTCGATGCAGTCGTTGTCGTCAACGCACGCGTTCACGACCGCGCAGCACTTGCTCGTCGCGCAGTTGTCGCAGGCAGCGCTGCCGAGGTCGGCCCCGAGCACGCAAGAGCCACCCGAGTCGCCGCCACCACCGCCGTCGCCCGTCGTGGTGCTGCCGTCGCCGGTGCTGGTGCTCGTCTCGCTCTTCGTGCCGCCGTCCGACGACGAGCTCGTACCCGAGCTGTCCGTGGTGACGGTACAGGCCACGAAACCAACGCTGGCCACGGCGGCCAACCCAAGCAAACCCAAAAGCTTCGTCATGATGTGTCCCTTTCCTATGTGATGAACCAGGAGACGATCGCGCGTGTCGATCGGTCCGTCAATTTCCTTAGAAGCCGCACTCGACCTTGCAGCTCGCGCCGGTGCACGTCGCGAGGGCCTCCGAAGCCGTCTTGCCGGCGGGCCTGTCGGCCGAACACTTGGCGCCACACGCGGCGTCGGCGCAGCCGAGGACGCAGCCCGTGTAGACGTCGCAATCGCTGCCGGCTGCGCACGCGGCTTGTTGACTGGCGCAGCGGGCGCTGGTGCAGCCGGAGCAGTCGAGCGGGACCTGCGCGTCGGGCGCCGGCGCCGCGGCGTCCTCGTCGGTGGGCGCGAGGCAAGAGGTCGGCTGGCATTGGGCCTTGCACGTTCCGCACGAGCGCTCGGCATCGCACGTGTAGAGCGCCGTGTATTCCTTTTGACCGGCCGGGTGACTCTCGAAGCAGGAGTTCACGCACGCCTGATCGCAGCCGACCTTGGTCGCGCACTGGTAGATGGCGAGGCACTCAGAAGACGCCTGGCAAACGGCGTGTTGACCGCTGCAGCCTTGGAAGAGGCAACCGTTGCACGCCAAGTTGGTCGGCGCACCGGTCGCGCTCGGCGTGGGCGACGCGGCCTCGCGGCTGCCCGCGTCAAAGTTGAAAGGGATCGGGTCGCCTTCGCTGATGGTGAGCGTGCAGGCGCCCAGCGACACGCCGATCAGGGCCGCGCCCGCGAGCAGGCCAAGGAACGGTGCGCGCGAGCGCTCGAAGTGGGCGGATTGATGTCGATTCAAGAAAATGCCTCAAGGGCCCCCAGGGATACGCAAGCAGCAAGCAGGCCAAGTCTTCCAGAAGCGATGTGTACCTCTTCTTCGACGAGGCGGGGAGCGCGGCGCTTCAAACGTTCAGCCAAAGTCTCGCCATCGCTCATGAATCCGCGGTCTTTGCCGGGGCACGACGGCGCCGAAAGGCCAAGAAGAACGCGGTCGCGCTCATCAGGTAGTACGGGCTGTCACCCACGAGGCCGTAGACGGTTTGGCCCTTCATCCACTTGATCTCCGCATCCAGGGCCTCGACCTGAAAGGTGCCACCCTTCTTCACGACGCGCCCCGCAGCGTCCACCACCGCGCTCACGCCGCTGTTCGTGCTCCGAACCAGGAAGCGCCGGTGTTCGATGGCACGGAGCTGCGCGAGGGCCAGGTGTTGCCAGGGCTCGGCCGTGTCCCCGAACCAGGCGTCGTTGGTGATGTTGACCAAGAGCTCGGGCTCCGCGAAGCGCACCGCGGAGCGCACGAACGAGGGCAAGATGTCCTCGTAGCAGATCAGCATCGACACCTTGTGCGTCTGACCGCGCACCGCCACGAGGAGCGGGTCGAGCGTCTTGCCAGGGGAGAAGCGGCCGCTGTGCGGCGAAATCTTGTGGAGGACGGGAAACGTCTCGGCGAGCGGCAGGTACTCGCCGAACATGAGCAGGTATTGCTTGTCGTAGCGCGCTGTCGTCCGCCCTCGCTCGTCGGTGGAGAACGACGTGTTGAACAAGACGTCGCGCTCACGATCGGCCGATGAACGATAGACCACGGCGCCGAAGATCGCCGGCAGGCCGAGGCCCCCCGTGACGCGCTCCTTCAGCATCACGTCGGCGACCGCCTCGGGGAACGTGTACATGACCGACGACTCGCTCCACACGACGAAGTCGATGTTCTTCTCGGCCTTCAGCTTCGCCGTCAGGTCCTTGTGGCGCTGCACACCTTCCGCCGCGTTGCTGCGCTTTTGCATGAGGCCCATGTTTGCCTGGACGATGCCGACGCGCGCGGCGTCCGATGCGGCCATGCGCGCGTCGACGGAGCGGATGCGCGCCCAACCGTACACGAGCGTTCCAACGAGGGCGGCAGCGCCCACCACGAGCGGGCGACGGTCGAGGCCGCGGCCTTCCAGGCGCGCCAGGACGACCTCGCTCACGGCCACGTTGACGGCGACGAGGACGAGGCCCACGAGGATCGGTCCGCCGAGCTCCGCCACCTGGACCAGCGTCGGGACCGGCGTGAGGCTCGCGGCGGCGTACCAAGGAAAGAGCAGCGGATAGAGCAGCTCGGTCGTCGCGAAGGCCAGCGCGTAGGCGAGGGGACGGGACGCTCCGCGCTGTTCGGCGCGCGCGTAGAGCCACCCGAGCGCCGCGTGGCGCGCCCCTGGTAGGCGCAGATGACGAGCAAGAAGAAGAGGCAAATGGGCGTCGAGAAGCCGCTGAACACGCGGAGCATCTCGACGAGCCAATAGAAGCCGCCGAGCGTCATCACGGTCCCGTTGAGGAGGCCGAGCCAAGCGGCACGCCGCGGGGTTTGCCCCGCCAGCGCGACCATGAGCGGTGCCTGCGCGATGAACGCGAAGGGCCAGAGGCCAAACCCCGGGAAGCCCAAGAAGTAGAACGCGCCCCCCAGCGCGGCGAGCGCGAACGCGGCGTTTCGTCCGAAAGGAATGCGGCTCCCGGAACGCGCGACGCGCGCCTCGCTCCCGCTCATTTGGGCGCGCCCAAGACGTCCATGAGCTCGACATCGAAGACGAGCGTCGCGTTGGGCGGGATCAGAGGCGGGCTGCCTCGCGTGCCGTAGCCAAGGCTCGACGGGATCGTCAGCTTTCGTTTGCCGCCCACCTTCATGCCCAGGAGGCCCTGATCCCAACCGCGAATCACGTCGCCTTGGCCGAGCACGAACTCGAAGGGCCGGTCTCGCTTCCGGGAGCTGTCGAACTCGGTGCCGTCGGTGAGCTTGCCGACGTAGTGAACGGCGAGCCGCTGCCCCGCCTTGGCCTCTTTGCCTCGGCCCACGCGTTGATCGTCGAAGGCGAGCTTGCCCTCCGGCGGCGGCGGCGTCGGTCGGCCCGGCGGGGCAGACCCAGCCGCGGCGAGGCGCTGCGCGGCGGCAGGATTGAGCGCCGCCGACGCCGGCGGCGCGACCTTCGCGGGGGCCGCCACCTGAGCCGGATCGGTGTTGATGACCTCCGGAGCCGGCGGTGCCGTGAGGCTCGTGCACCCGATCAGGGAAGCGAGGAGAAGGCAAGACGGCACGGAAATTTGCATAGCGGGCGGGCACTATACCTGCCGTTTTCCGAAAGGTCACAAGGGGCCCACCGGGTCGGCGACCGACCCCGATCCAAGAACCACTTGCGCAAGAGGCCCTCGGGGCGGCATGTTCGAGTCTCGTGGCCCGCGTCCTCCACATCGAAGACGATCCTCGGAATCGGCTCCTCGTCCGAAAGCTCCTCTCGGCGGAGGGGCACGAGATCGTCGACGCGTCCGACGGCCTTGAGGGCGTGCGCCTCGCGCTGGCCCAGCGCCCCGACCTGGTGCTCGTGGATCTCAACGTGCCCGGACTCGACGGCTACGAGGTCACGCTTCGACTCAAGAACGAGCCCTCCTTGCGAGGCGTTCCGATCATTGCGATCACCGCCGAAGGTGAGCGCGAGACGAGCTTCGCCGTCGGTTGCGACGGCTTTTTGCAGAAGCCCATCGACGCGCGGGGCTTCGCCAAACAGGTGCGCCAATACTTGGGCGGCCACCGCGAGCCGATGGCGTCGACGCCCGACGTCGCCGGCGAACGCCTGCGCGCCCAGAGCGGCCGCATCGTGGCGCACCTCGAGGAGAAGGTCGCTGAGCTCTTGGGCGCCAACGAGCGACTGAAGGAGATGGATCGGCTCCGCACCGAGTTCTATCGCAACATCTCCCACGAGCTGGCCACGCCGCTCACGCCCATCGTGGGCTACCTCCGCATGATGAGCGACGGCGATCTCGGCGACATCTCGACGCCGCAACGCAAGGCCCTCCGCGCGATGGACGACTGCGTGAGGCGGCTGCGCTCGACGCTCGACAACCTCGTCGACGTGACGGCGCTCGAAACGGGGAAGATGCGCTTCTTCCACCGCGAGTACGACTTCCTCGACACGGTGCGGCGCGCCATCGCGCAGCAGGCCGACCCCATCGCCGACAAGAAGCTGGTGCTCCTCGAACAGCTGCCGCGCGGCCCCTTGCCGGCCTACGGCGACGCGGATCGGCTCAGTCGAGCCATGGGTCAGATCTTCGACAACGCCGTGAAGTTCAGCCCCGACGGCGGGAACCTCGGCGTCGGTCTTTGGGAGTACGAGACCACTTACGAGGTCGTGGTCGCCGACAGCGGTCCCGGCGTGCGGCCGGAGAACTCGGAGGCGATCTTCGAGCCGTTCCTCCAGCTCGACGGCTCGGTGACGCGCTCCCACGGCGGCGTTGGCGTTGGCTTGGCCATCGCGCGCCGCTTTGCCCGCGGCCTCGGTGGAGACGTGCGCGTCGAATCCGGTGCGACGATCCAGGGGCACCACCTGCCGGGCGCCGCCTTCGCGCTGACGGTCGCCAAGCGTGCACCGATGCTCGTCGAAGGCGCGACGTAACCGGCGCGGCTCATGACGACGTCGGCAAACGGGGGATCTGCGCGCGTCTACCTCGACTGGAACGCGACGACGCCACCGAGCGACGAGGTCCTTGCCGCCATGCAAAGCGCTGCCAAGGACGCGTGGGGCAACCCGGCCAGCGTCCACGGCGACGGCCGAAGGGCCCGCGCCCGCATCGAGGCCGCACGCGAGGCCACGGCGGCCCTCGTGGGCGCCGACGCGCGCGACGTCGTCCTGACCTCCGGCGGCACCGAGGCGAACAACCTGGCGCTCCGAAGCGCATTTCCCGAAGGCTCCAAGGGCCGCCTCCTCACGAGCCGACTCGAGCACCCGTCGATCGTCCGCCTCGCCGAGGCGCTCGCCGCGGAAGGACGAGCCGAGGTGGTCTGGCTACGCGTCCTCGCGAGCGGCCACGTCGATGTCGACGACGTCCGCGCCGCCCTCGCCATCGGCCCCGCGCGACTCGTGGCCGTGCAAGCGGTCAACCACGAGACCGGCGCCGTTCAGCCGCTCGAAGCCATCGCGGCGCTGCTGCCGCCGGAAACGGACCTCCATGTGGACGCGGTTCAGGCCCTAGGGAAGGTCCGCTTTCCGGCCAAGGTCGCGACCACGATGAGCGTGGCGGCCCATAAAATGCGCGGCCCCAAGGGCATCGGCGCGCTCGTCACGCGGCCATGCGCCAAGCTTGTCCCGCTGCTCTTTGGTGGCGCGCAGGAGCGCGGCCTTCGCCCCGGGACCGTCGACCCCGTCGGCGCCGCCGGCCTCGAAGCGGCCGCCAACTCGGCGCGAGCGAGCGGCCCCGTGCGCTACGCACGGGTGGCAGCCCTCCGCGACGAGCTCGAAGGGGCGCTCGTTCGAGAGGGCGGTCAGGTGAACGGTTCGGGCGAGCGCGCGCCTCACGTGCTGAACGTCTCCTTTTCGACGTGGCGCGGGCCCGAGCTGGTCGCCGCGCTCGACCTCGAGGGCGTGAGCGTGTCGAGCGGAAGCGCGTGCAGCGCCGGCACGGCTGAGCCGTCGCCGGTCATCGAGGCGATGCTGGGACGGGAGCGCGCCCGTGCGGCGATACGGCTGTCGCTCGGCGACGCCACCACAGCGGCGGAGGTCGCGCGCGTCATCGCGATCATGCGAAGGGTGCTGGCTCGCGCCGCGTGAGCAGCGGGGGACCGCTGGGCCGAACTACTGACCCGCCGCCTTCTGCGGCGCCGCCTCGGGTGTCCCGGTCTCGATGGGAACCCAGAAGGCGCGAACCTTCGCAGACGTGCCCGACCGCGAATACCCGGCGAGGCCGAAGAGCAGGTTCCAGAAGTGACCTTTGGGATCTTCGCCGTACGAGAAGAGCGGAAGGAGGTGGAACTGCCAGTCGAGGCCGCCGGCGACGCGCTTTTGCATATAGAGCGTGTTCGCCGCGACTTGCGTGACCGAATCGTCGCTTGATTCGGCGAAGCGCCAGTAGACGGGGAACCCAACGGTCGTGCGGCTCTTGGGGCTGGCGAAGTCCCAAAAGATCGGCGCCGCGACCGTGTGCGAGGAGCGGTCCTTGCGTCCCAAATAGAACAGCGGGTGCACGTCGGTCTCCCAACCGCGGATGTTCCGATTCACCGTCACGTTGGGAAAGAACCACCACGTGCGTGAGAGGCCGACGTCCTCGAAGCGGCCCACGAGAGGAGTCAGCCAGTCGGTGCCGCGTGGGCTCGACGACTTGTAGAAGAACGGCATCACGGCCCAGTGATGCAGATCGATGTCCTTGTCGGTGTAGCTGTAGACGAGCGGAACGATGGGACCCACGGCCGTGAACGACGTCGAGCCATTGCGCGTCGTCGCGTGGCTTACGAGGGGCGTCAGCATCGTGTCGCTGGTGGCGGTGGTGCGCCGCATGTAGCCGGGCACCACGAAGAGCGAGGAGTCCTCGGTCTTGCCGTAGTGGAAGAGCGGAAAGAGCGTCGTGTGACTCTCTCGGATGCCGCCCGTCGCTGGCTTGCCGCTGATGTGGAAGAAGAGCGGCGCCACGTCGAAGACGCTCCGCTTGGGATTGTCTTTCCAGATGAGCGGACCGACGACCGTCAGCGAGCTCTCCTCGAGCTCGCGCTTCTGCGTGTAGAAGAGCAGCGGCGGCACCAGCGTGTAGGTGCGGCGGTTTCCCTCGAGGTCGTTGTTGTCCCCTGAGAAAACCAAGGGCGCGACGCCCCAGTCGACGTCACGGCCGGTGCGGTCGCGGAAGTAGGGTCCGGCGAGCGTGAACGCGCCCTTCTCGCCCCAATGGGTCGTCGTGAGCAGCGCCGGGGAGTGGAAATACCCGCCGTCCTTGCGCGCCCCTTGGAAGAACAAAGGCGCGAGCCAGTTGTCGTGTTCGCCGGGGCCTCACGATGCGCAAAGGGGCCGGCCACGACCACATGGTTTTCGCGATCGCGGACGCGCCACGCGAGCGGAAAGAGCACGTCGGCGTCGACCTTGAGGGAGCGGCGCTGGTAGAAGAGGAGCCCCGTCAGCGACTCACGATCGTAGGTCTCGCGCGAGACCTGCCGGCCCGCGCGAACACCGCGCGTGTGCTCGAGGTAAAGCGGCGGGAGCAGGCGAATGCGCCGCTCGCCCTTCTGCTCTTCGAAGAGGGGAAAATACGACCGGCTCGCTTCGCCGCTAGGCTCCGGCGGCGAGCCTTGGAAATCGCTGCCGATGCGAGCCGACGTTTCGTCGCTGACTTTCAACGGGTCATCGGGCGCTTTGGGCGTGGGATCGAGGGTGCGAATGGCGCCCGCGGTGGGGCCGCTCGCCGGATCTGAAGCGTCACCCTGGGCCTTGGGCTGCGCGGGCGCAGGAGCCGAGGCCGGCGGCGGCGGCGTGCCGCGGCGGCCTTGGGCCCAGGTCGGTGGCGCGAGGGACGCGACGGCGATTCCCAGAGCCGCGGCCACCAACGCGTGAGGCGCCGCCGCGAAGCGGGCGGGCGATGCGGCAAGGGGGCGGACGTGGTCAGCCATCGGCGGGGGCCATATCGCCCCGCTTCCAAACCGCGGTCAAGCGTTTCCGCGGCTTTAAGGCGCAGCAGGCGCGGAACCGCGGTATGAAATCGACCGGTTTCGGGGCGCCGCGTGAAAAAGAAACGAATCCCTCGTGTCTGTGCCCTCGACTTGGGAGCGAGCCGCGTCGGCGTGGCGGTCTCCGATGAGCTAGGCCTCCTGGCGCACCCACGCGGCGTTTTCGACGGCAAGGACCAGCGCAAGCTGCTTCAGGCGGTCAAGGCACTCGCCGACGACGAGGCTCTCGATCGCATTCTCGTAGGACTGCCGCTCCACATGAGCGGCCGCGAAGGGGAGGGCGCGAAGCGCGCGCGCATGCTCGCCCAAGCCATCGCCAACGCCACGGGGCTAGAGGTTGAGCTGCTCGACGAACGGCTCACGACGGTCGAGGCTAAGCGATCGCTCCGCGATTCGGGCGTTCACGGAAAGAAAGCCAAGGCGCACATCGACGAAGCGTCCGCCGTGGTGATGCTGCAGGCGTGGCTAGACACGAGGCGTCCATGAGCGACGCGCCGAAGAAGCCGTCACGAAGGCCTAGGAAACGAAAGGCTCGGGCCCCGGCGCCCGAGGCGGGCCCCGTCGGCCGGAGGGTCGTGGTGCATGGCCCGCTCGCCTGGTCGCTGCTCGCCCTCGGGGCGCTTCTCACGGTCAGCGCGTTGCTTCTGTTCGTCGTCTACCCCGAGCTGCGAAACCCCGGCGTCGGACGCGACGTCGAATTGGAGCTCGAAGGCGACGAAGCGGCACCCGCGCTCGCCGCTCGCCTGCACGCGGCGGGCACGATCCGCTGGCCGACCGTGTTTTCGGTCTACGTGCGCGTGCGGGGAGTTCCTCGCGGTTCGATGGCGACGGCCGGCCCCCATCTCGTCGCCGACGACTTGACGCCGCGAGAGCTGCTCGATCGGCTGGCACGCAGCGGTGCGCGCACCAAGGTCGTCATCCCCGAAGGCTTCACCACCTTCGACATCGGCAAGCGCTTGCACGGTGCGCGCATCACCGCGCGGCGCGCATTCTTGAGCGCGACGACCGACAAAGCGCTCCTCGACGCGCTCCGCATCGATGGCGCGTCGGCCGAGGGCTACCTCTTCCCGGCGACCTACGAGTTTCCGCAAAACAGCGGCGCCGCCGACGTGATCCGCCGCATGAAGCTCGAGTTCGATCGGCGCTACGCCGCCCTCGAGGAGAAACACGGGTCCGGCGTCAACGAGCTCCAGAGCTCCCTCAACTGGGGACGCAAGGAGATCGTGACGATGGCCTCACTCGTCGAAAAGGAGGCCGTGATGGACGACGAGCGACCGATGATCGCGGCGGCGTTCCTGAACCGCCTGCGCGATCCCAAGTTCCAACCGAAGCTCCTCCAGTGCGATCCCACGGCGGGGTACGGATGCCTCCTCGACCCGACCATCGCCTCCTGCCGAACGTTCACCGGCAAGATCACGCCGCAGCTCGTCGCCGATCCCGCGAACCCCTACAACACGTACAAGCACCCGGGCCTTCCGCCGGGGCCCATCGCCAATCCGGGCGCCAAGTCTCTGGAAGCCGTGATGGCCCCGGCGGTGACGCGAGCGCTCTACTTCGTCGCGAAGGGCGGAGGTCGTCATACGTTCTCGGAGAGCTACGGAGATCACCACGCTGCGGTGAAGGGAAAGGCCCCCGCACCGAGAGACGCCGGCGAGGCGATCGACCCGCGCCCATAGCGTTCGGGCGTTTCCGGACCCCGGACCGGAGCGCGAAAATCACGTACCGTTGCCGCGATGGCCGAGATGCTCCTTGCTGGCGACGTCGGAGGAACCAACGCACGACTTTCGCTTCTCTCGCGCGATGGCCGCAAGGTCCTCCGCCGTGACGCGCTGCCCAGCCGCGAATACCCAAGCCTCGAAGCCGCCGTGCGAGTGTTCCTCGGCGACGACCGGGTCAAGGCCGCCGCGATCGGCGTCGCGGGCCCGGTGCTACGGGGGCGATGCAACGCCACGAACCTCCCCTGGAGCATCGACGAACGCGCCCTCTCCAAGCGACTCGGCATTCCCAAGGTGACCCTCCAGAACGATTTGGTCGTCGCCGCCTATGGGGCCCTCGAGGCGCCCCCGCGAACGGTCGAGCTCTTGTGGGGCGAACGGAGGCCGCGAGGAACCGGTGGCAACGTCGCCATTTTGGCTGCCGGGACCGGCCTCGGAGAGGCCGCGCTCGTCTGGGACGGAGAGCGTCACGTGTCGCTGGCGACGGAAGGCGGTCACGTGGACTTCGCGCCGCGCTCGGAGCTGGAGGCGCGGCTCTTGCTCTTTCTGAGGAAGCGCCTTGGCAAGCGCGTGAGCTACGAGCGCGTCCTCTCGGGCCCTGGCATCGGACACCTCTACGACTTTTTTCACGGCGCCGAGGGCGCCCGTGAAACGGCTCCCAACCTGACCAAGCTGGCAAAAGCGACGGACCGAAACGCCGCGATCACGGAGCTTGCGCTGTCGAAGAAGAGCCGTCCGGGTGCCCGCGCCATCGACCTTTCATGTCCCTCCTTGGCGCCGAGGCGGGAAATCTCGCGCTCAAGACCCTCCCCACCGGCGGCCTCTTCATCGCTGGAAACATCGCCGGACACCTGTTCCCTAAGCTTGGGGCGAAGCGCTTCTTGGAAGCGTTCTTCGACAAGGGGCGAATGGAACCGTTGCTGCGTCGCGTCCCTGTCGCCCTCGTGACCGACAGCGACGTCGGGCTCCGCGGGAAGCATGCGTCTCGTCCGCGACCTCTGACGACACCTT contains the following coding sequences:
- a CDS encoding DUF72 domain-containing protein yields the protein MTVGCAGFPVPATRYFKEFAFVEVQDTHVALPGTGTIRRWKREAPPGFVFSLLAPKEIGQEGYREGKVTESALKSLTEVAKELDATMAIFVAPPEFASNRANKAMLKTFLESLRKKFGRIVWEPPPTWDPDDASDLAQEAGATAARDPLHHGSHGGTFGYYRLPGPAGHKSRYEDPAIEKIAKVASEADHKEAIYVFTNVDMFADAKRLRKLLKI
- the lnt gene encoding apolipoprotein N-acyltransferase, which codes for MPLLLARHLRLPGARHAALGWLYARAEQRGASRPLAYALAFATTELLYPLLFPWYAAASLTPVPTLVQVAELGGPILVGLVLVAVNVAVSEVVLARLEGRGLDRRPLVVGAAALVGTLVYGWARIRSVDARMAASDAARVGIVQANMGLMQKRSNAAEGVQRHKDLTAKLKAEKNIDFVVWSESSVMYTFPEAVADVMLKERVTGGLGLPAIFGAVVYRSSADRERDVLFNTSFSTDERGRTTARYDKQYLLMFGEYLPLAETFPVLHKISPHSGRFSPGKTLDPLLVAVRGQTHKVSMLICYEDILPSFVRSAVRFAEPELLVNITNDAWFGDTAEPWQHLALAQLRAIEHRRFLVRSTNSGVSAVVDAAGRVVKKGGTFQVEALDAEIKWMKGQTVYGLVGDSPYYLMSATAFFLAFRRRRAPAKTADS
- a CDS encoding FKBP-type peptidyl-prolyl cis-trans isomerase, with the translated sequence MQISVPSCLLLASLIGCTSLTAPPAPEVINTDPAQVAAPAKVAPPASAALNPAAAQRLAAAGSAPPGRPTPPPPEGKLAFDDQRVGRGKEAKAGQRLAVHYVGKLTDGTEFDSSRKRDRPFEFVLGQGDVIRGWDQGLLGMKVGGKRKLTIPSSLGYGTRGSPPLIPPNATLVFDVELMDVLGAPK
- a CDS encoding hybrid sensor histidine kinase/response regulator, which translates into the protein MARVLHIEDDPRNRLLVRKLLSAEGHEIVDASDGLEGVRLALAQRPDLVLVDLNVPGLDGYEVTLRLKNEPSLRGVPIIAITAEGERETSFAVGCDGFLQKPIDARGFAKQVRQYLGGHREPMASTPDVAGERLRAQSGRIVAHLEEKVAELLGANERLKEMDRLRTEFYRNISHELATPLTPIVGYLRMMSDGDLGDISTPQRKALRAMDDCVRRLRSTLDNLVDVTALETGKMRFFHREYDFLDTVRRAIAQQADPIADKKLVLLEQLPRGPLPAYGDADRLSRAMGQIFDNAVKFSPDGGNLGVGLWEYETTYEVVVADSGPGVRPENSEAIFEPFLQLDGSVTRSHGGVGVGLAIARRFARGLGGDVRVESGATIQGHHLPGAAFALTVAKRAPMLVEGAT
- a CDS encoding cysteine desulfurase, which codes for MTTSANGGSARVYLDWNATTPPSDEVLAAMQSAAKDAWGNPASVHGDGRRARARIEAAREATAALVGADARDVVLTSGGTEANNLALRSAFPEGSKGRLLTSRLEHPSIVRLAEALAAEGRAEVVWLRVLASGHVDVDDVRAALAIGPARLVAVQAVNHETGAVQPLEAIAALLPPETDLHVDAVQALGKVRFPAKVATTMSVAAHKMRGPKGIGALVTRPCAKLVPLLFGGAQERGLRPGTVDPVGAAGLEAAANSARASGPVRYARVAALRDELEGALVREGGQVNGSGERAPHVLNVSFSTWRGPELVAALDLEGVSVSSGSACSAGTAEPSPVIEAMLGRERARAAIRLSLGDATTAAEVARVIAIMRRVLARAA
- the ruvX gene encoding Holliday junction resolvase RuvX encodes the protein MPRVCALDLGASRVGVAVSDELGLLAHPRGVFDGKDQRKLLQAVKALADDEALDRILVGLPLHMSGREGEGAKRARMLAQAIANATGLEVELLDERLTTVEAKRSLRDSGVHGKKAKAHIDEASAVVMLQAWLDTRRP
- the mltG gene encoding endolytic transglycosylase MltG, producing MLALGALLTVSALLLFVVYPELRNPGVGRDVELELEGDEAAPALAARLHAAGTIRWPTVFSVYVRVRGVPRGSMATAGPHLVADDLTPRELLDRLARSGARTKVVIPEGFTTFDIGKRLHGARITARRAFLSATTDKALLDALRIDGASAEGYLFPATYEFPQNSGAADVIRRMKLEFDRRYAALEEKHGSGVNELQSSLNWGRKEIVTMASLVEKEAVMDDERPMIAAAFLNRLRDPKFQPKLLQCDPTAGYGCLLDPTIASCRTFTGKITPQLVADPANPYNTYKHPGLPPGPIANPGAKSLEAVMAPAVTRALYFVAKGGGRHTFSESYGDHHAAVKGKAPAPRDAGEAIDPRP
- a CDS encoding glucokinase — translated: MAEMLLAGDVGGTNARLSLLSRDGRKVLRRDALPSREYPSLEAAVRVFLGDDRVKAAAIGVAGPVLRGRCNATNLPWSIDERALSKRLGIPKVTLQNDLVVAAYGALEAPPRTVELLWGERRPRGTGGNVAILAAGTGLGEAALVWDGERHVSLATEGGHVDFAPRSELEARLLLFLRKRLGKRVSYERVLSGPGIGHLYDFFHGAEGARETAPNLTKLAKATDRNAAITELALSKKSRPGARAIDLSCPSLAPRREISRSRPSPPAASSSLETSPDTCSLSLGRSASWKRSSTRGEWNRCCVASLSPS